A genomic region of Microbacterium schleiferi contains the following coding sequences:
- a CDS encoding HsmA family protein — MLIAAIVIITLALVFYSVGVWAERIQRTLRWWHAAFFALGLAADTTGTLLMSQIAGDRRAAGVAASPLDTLMSWTGLAAIILMAIHLLWAVIVLIRNREHEKAVFHRFSIVVWAIWLIPYIAGAAAAMGGGGS, encoded by the coding sequence ATGCTCATCGCAGCCATCGTCATCATCACCCTCGCCCTCGTCTTCTACTCGGTCGGCGTGTGGGCAGAGCGCATCCAGCGCACGCTGCGCTGGTGGCACGCGGCGTTCTTCGCACTCGGACTCGCGGCAGACACCACGGGCACACTCCTCATGTCGCAGATCGCCGGCGACCGCCGGGCCGCTGGCGTTGCGGCAAGTCCGCTTGACACGCTCATGAGTTGGACAGGCCTGGCTGCCATCATCCTCATGGCCATCCACCTGCTGTGGGCGGTCATCGTGCTCATCCGCAATCGTGAACACGAGAAGGCGGTGTTCCATCGCTTCAGCATCGTGGTCTGGGCGATCTGGCTGATCCCCTACATCGCAGGTGCTGCCGCGGCGATGGGCGGCGGCGGGAGCTGA
- a CDS encoding ABC transporter permease → MNDSVWAVIGKRLGLLAIAATLAVIVWIIVLESMDVIPLVGKRPWDVWNWLFVADDAAENRAIILSNLLITARDCIVGYVLGLVFSFVLAIVFVMSRSVEHAVIPPIMLARSIPLLVMTPLITLVFGINVIGVSAVVTSVVFFPALINLVYGLRAVNPQHVELVHAYGGTAWTVLRKISIPSAMPALFASARLSVPLAVTGAMIGEWLATGEGLGGSISRAAGAFDFNQMWASAVTIAVMTMLAYSVVSIVEALVTRRFGAVAAD, encoded by the coding sequence ATGAACGACAGCGTCTGGGCCGTCATCGGCAAGCGGCTGGGTCTGCTCGCGATCGCCGCGACCCTTGCCGTGATCGTGTGGATCATTGTGCTGGAGAGCATGGACGTGATTCCGCTCGTCGGTAAGCGCCCCTGGGATGTGTGGAACTGGCTCTTCGTTGCGGACGACGCGGCAGAAAACCGGGCCATCATCCTGTCGAATCTGCTGATCACAGCCCGGGACTGCATTGTGGGGTATGTCCTCGGTCTCGTGTTCTCGTTCGTGCTCGCGATCGTGTTCGTGATGTCCCGGTCGGTGGAGCATGCCGTCATCCCCCCGATCATGCTGGCTCGCTCCATCCCGCTGCTCGTGATGACGCCGCTGATCACACTCGTCTTCGGCATCAATGTCATCGGCGTCTCGGCGGTCGTGACCTCCGTCGTCTTCTTCCCCGCGCTCATCAACCTCGTCTACGGGCTTCGCGCCGTGAATCCGCAGCACGTCGAACTCGTGCACGCTTACGGCGGCACGGCGTGGACAGTGCTGCGCAAGATCTCGATTCCGAGCGCCATGCCGGCCCTGTTCGCTTCGGCTCGGCTCTCGGTGCCGCTGGCGGTGACCGGCGCGATGATCGGCGAATGGTTGGCGACCGGTGAAGGCCTCGGAGGCTCCATTTCCCGCGCGGCTGGTGCCTTCGACTTCAATCAGATGTGGGCATCTGCCGTCACGATCGCCGTGATGACGATGTTGGCCTACTCGGTCGTCAGCATCGTCGAAGCTCTCGTGACCCGCCGGTTCGGCGCGGTAGCTGCCGACTGA
- a CDS encoding MFS transporter, whose amino-acid sequence MSRSQRLILTIAILASFVAFLDGTLINVALPAIETELGGGLTTQQWVVDAYLITLGSLILLAGSISDAFGRLLVLRIGLYGFAAASVVIAIAPDPVILIIARAAQGAAGAFLVPSSLALITSRFDGAMRGRAIGIWTAMTTGAMIVGPLIGGVFVDYLSWRIAFVINVVPIGITLWLLHTLGERDERRPDARIDWIGAALCTFGLGGAVFALIEQPNLGWGSPVIWGTFTIGILLFALFLWRQRTATAPMLPLDLFRIRNFWTGNITTLFVYAALSLNGFVVTVYLQQGAGFSATLAGLASLPTTVMMVLLSASMGSLSDRFGPRLFMTVGPLIMAGGSLLLLTVTDPVNYWLQLLPGLILFGLGLAITVSPLTAAILGAVDPARSGIASAVNNAVSRIAGLLIIATLATIVAGSLDLNGFHRAVVVTAGLMVAGAIVSFLGIRTADIAPAEARPEPATGA is encoded by the coding sequence ATGAGCCGATCGCAGCGGCTCATCCTCACGATCGCGATCCTGGCGTCGTTCGTCGCCTTCCTCGACGGCACGCTGATCAACGTTGCCCTCCCCGCGATCGAGACCGAACTCGGCGGTGGGCTGACGACGCAGCAGTGGGTCGTGGATGCCTACCTCATCACCCTCGGCTCCCTCATCCTGCTCGCCGGCTCGATCTCGGACGCCTTCGGTCGGCTGCTCGTCCTGCGGATCGGCCTGTATGGATTCGCCGCGGCATCCGTGGTGATCGCAATCGCGCCGGACCCCGTCATCCTGATCATCGCTCGCGCGGCGCAAGGGGCGGCCGGCGCGTTCCTCGTGCCGAGCTCCCTGGCACTCATCACCTCCCGCTTCGACGGGGCGATGCGGGGCCGGGCGATCGGAATCTGGACGGCGATGACGACCGGCGCCATGATCGTCGGCCCGCTCATCGGCGGCGTCTTCGTCGATTACCTGTCGTGGCGCATCGCCTTCGTCATCAACGTGGTGCCAATCGGCATCACCCTGTGGCTGCTCCACACCCTCGGCGAGCGCGATGAGCGCCGCCCCGACGCACGCATCGACTGGATCGGCGCCGCCCTGTGCACCTTCGGACTCGGCGGCGCGGTCTTCGCGCTCATCGAGCAGCCGAACCTCGGATGGGGGTCGCCGGTGATCTGGGGAACCTTCACGATCGGCATCCTGCTGTTCGCGCTTTTCCTCTGGCGGCAGCGAACGGCAACAGCCCCCATGCTGCCCCTCGACCTGTTCCGCATCCGCAACTTCTGGACGGGGAACATCACGACCCTGTTCGTCTACGCGGCACTTTCGCTCAACGGATTCGTGGTCACCGTCTACCTCCAGCAGGGAGCCGGCTTCTCGGCGACCCTCGCAGGGCTTGCGAGCCTGCCGACCACCGTCATGATGGTGCTGCTCAGCGCTTCGATGGGGTCGCTGTCGGACCGCTTCGGACCGCGCCTCTTCATGACCGTCGGGCCTCTCATCATGGCTGGCGGCTCGCTGCTGCTCCTGACGGTCACTGACCCCGTCAACTACTGGCTGCAGCTGCTCCCCGGGCTCATCCTCTTCGGGCTGGGCCTCGCGATCACGGTGTCTCCCCTCACCGCCGCGATCCTCGGCGCGGTCGATCCTGCCCGGTCCGGGATCGCGTCGGCCGTCAACAACGCCGTCTCCCGCATCGCCGGACTCCTCATCATCGCCACCCTCGCGACGATCGTCGCGGGAAGCCTCGACCTGAACGGGTTCCACCGCGCCGTTGTCGTCACGGCGGGCCTCATGGTGGCGGGCGCGATCGTGTCATTCCTCGGGATCCGCACCGCCGACATCGCGCCGGCCGAGGCGAGACCGGAGCCCGCTACCGGGGCGTAA
- a CDS encoding MarR family winged helix-turn-helix transcriptional regulator — protein sequence MDTDQPVVPREDLPAGTGHPGPPVHRATQLLRDLVDATDLFRESLQDDLSVNATDLAAMQHLLTTGPTAPTGLARRLGISTTATTTAIDRLVDLGHVTREPHPSDRRSILVVPSDTSRARAFDLLVPLLADLETVLAGFSDEEQAAITAYLERAAAVYRSHAERDQ from the coding sequence GTGGATACAGACCAGCCGGTGGTGCCGCGCGAGGACCTGCCCGCGGGGACGGGACACCCGGGCCCGCCGGTCCATCGAGCAACCCAACTGCTTCGCGATCTCGTTGATGCCACCGATCTCTTTCGCGAGTCGCTTCAAGACGACCTCTCGGTGAATGCCACCGATCTCGCAGCGATGCAACACCTGCTCACCACGGGCCCGACAGCCCCCACCGGGCTCGCTCGCCGTCTCGGAATCTCCACGACAGCAACCACGACAGCCATCGATCGTCTGGTCGACCTCGGTCACGTGACCCGCGAACCTCACCCGAGCGACAGGCGCAGCATCCTCGTCGTCCCGAGTGACACGTCACGAGCGCGCGCCTTCGACCTGCTCGTCCCCCTGCTCGCCGACCTCGAAACAGTCCTCGCGGGCTTCTCGGATGAGGAACAGGCCGCGATCACGGCCTATCTCGAGCGCGCCGCGGCGGTCTACCGATCCCACGCCGAGCGCGACCAGTAG
- a CDS encoding PucR family transcriptional regulator ligand-binding domain-containing protein translates to MADLEHAMKLEEMLRQERLGLSVVVAAPDALHRDVTGAYITDLPDPSRFLSVGDMVLTSGMWHNRPDAADTFVAALARQRVAALIVGLVHLGHLSDDIIDACRRYGLTLLTISDQVSFKEVAETVTAAQAGTADGLAAKGIRFNSRLAEIVARGEGAEAVLRDFRMEFAIDCWLVDEIGTLVAVAGDVPSTEDVGRVWNLVLGNDSAGPIPVPAMGAGAPRTAWSVTASSQQVVGYFICEGDHRRLSRDTPIVIDGVRGALRLDLEFSSRWRGANHSHVSELVRVLAEDSVSPGEISARMRLEGLDPKDPTVAVIAEVADRVFPPAAVLEMSYRLFARENTHIIGCVIDNRAVLLLNGPGIDGFSPTSTPRGRSSSPSSGDASSASASRMPARASADYRRRSSVPPSGSETCRMRVLSRSPRPVKSARTAR, encoded by the coding sequence ATGGCAGACCTGGAGCACGCTATGAAACTCGAGGAGATGCTGCGACAGGAGCGCTTGGGACTGAGCGTCGTGGTCGCCGCCCCCGATGCCCTACACCGCGACGTGACCGGCGCGTACATCACCGATCTCCCCGACCCGTCACGATTCCTCTCGGTCGGCGACATGGTCCTCACCAGTGGCATGTGGCACAACCGTCCCGATGCGGCGGATACGTTCGTCGCCGCCCTCGCCCGGCAACGCGTCGCAGCACTCATCGTCGGACTCGTGCACCTCGGGCATCTCTCGGACGACATCATCGACGCGTGCCGGCGCTACGGCCTCACGCTGCTGACGATCTCTGACCAGGTCTCTTTCAAAGAGGTGGCCGAGACCGTCACGGCGGCCCAGGCGGGCACCGCTGACGGGCTGGCTGCCAAGGGCATCCGCTTCAACTCCCGACTTGCCGAGATCGTCGCCCGCGGCGAAGGAGCCGAAGCCGTGCTGCGTGATTTCCGCATGGAGTTCGCGATCGACTGCTGGCTGGTCGACGAGATCGGCACCCTCGTCGCTGTCGCCGGCGACGTCCCCAGCACCGAGGATGTTGGGCGCGTGTGGAATCTCGTGCTCGGAAACGACAGCGCCGGTCCGATTCCTGTTCCGGCCATGGGGGCCGGCGCCCCGCGCACCGCCTGGTCGGTGACCGCCTCGAGCCAGCAGGTCGTCGGCTACTTCATCTGTGAAGGCGACCACCGCCGCCTGAGCCGAGACACCCCGATCGTGATCGACGGTGTGCGCGGGGCGTTGCGTCTGGACCTCGAGTTCTCGAGCCGGTGGCGGGGAGCCAACCACAGCCACGTCTCGGAACTGGTCCGTGTGCTCGCGGAAGACTCCGTGTCTCCGGGCGAGATCTCGGCGCGGATGCGCCTGGAAGGTCTCGACCCGAAAGACCCCACGGTTGCCGTCATCGCCGAGGTCGCGGATCGCGTGTTCCCCCCGGCGGCCGTCCTGGAGATGAGCTATCGCCTCTTTGCCCGCGAGAACACGCACATCATCGGATGCGTCATCGACAACCGAGCCGTGCTGCTTCTGAACGGTCCGGGCATCGACGGCTTCTCCCCCACGAGCACGCCTCGCGGGAGGAGTTCCTCCCCAAGCTCGGGGGACGCCAGCTCCGCATCGGCGTCTCGGATGCCCGCACGGGCGTCAGCGGACTATCGGCGGCGATCGTCAGTGCCTCCGAGCGGCTCGGAAACCTGCAGGATGCGAGTCCTATCGCGATCGCCGCGACCAGTGAAGTCCGCACGCACCGCGCGCTGA
- a CDS encoding DUF1295 domain-containing protein, which yields MIAAGAIALLVWAFPAWFGWGPTQPLRAGVLIAMMLVYLIRHGMTLFVMLNRPVPAAEVVPVLVWIAIIDVTMAAAGSINTAPVGWMLWLGVVLYLVGSYLNTGSEWDRKRFKADPAHKGMLYTGGLFRYTQHPNYLGDTILFAGFALATGLWWALVIPVIMAAMFIWIHIPRLDAHLAEHYGEQYERYNATTKKFLPLVW from the coding sequence GTGATCGCAGCCGGAGCCATCGCGCTCTTGGTCTGGGCGTTCCCCGCGTGGTTCGGGTGGGGGCCGACGCAACCACTGCGAGCCGGCGTGCTCATCGCGATGATGCTCGTCTACCTCATCCGTCACGGGATGACCCTCTTCGTGATGCTGAACCGCCCTGTGCCGGCCGCCGAAGTGGTGCCCGTCCTGGTCTGGATCGCGATCATCGATGTCACGATGGCGGCAGCCGGATCGATCAACACCGCCCCCGTGGGCTGGATGCTGTGGCTCGGCGTTGTCCTGTACCTCGTCGGTTCGTACCTGAACACCGGCAGCGAGTGGGACCGCAAACGCTTCAAGGCCGACCCGGCTCACAAGGGCATGCTCTACACGGGCGGACTGTTCCGCTACACGCAGCACCCCAACTACCTCGGCGACACGATCCTGTTCGCCGGCTTCGCACTCGCGACCGGGCTGTGGTGGGCGCTGGTCATCCCCGTCATCATGGCCGCGATGTTCATCTGGATCCACATCCCGCGCCTGGACGCGCACCTCGCTGAGCACTACGGCGAGCAGTACGAGCGCTACAACGCGACGACGAAGAAGTTTCTCCCGCTGGTCTGGTAG
- a CDS encoding ABC transporter permease: MSGTTVRERVVSSSPALLGAAGVVILLIVWTVAAAIVPGRALPSPAGIVAAAASDGWEFYWANLSATFGRMVPGYLIGVTVALTIAAIVLLLPSLDQVANQVGVVADSLPITAIGPLVMIMFGGATAATFLAALVVFYTTLVTSLLGVHAAKKSSLELVRAYGGGRMMRLRKVQVMAALPSVFNALKLAVPAAFIGALVGEYLGGIDVGIGVALQAAQRDILPARTFALSLVIGLLSLAGYLIIGWIGRAVLPWSAETDLGAQR, translated from the coding sequence ATGAGCGGTACCACCGTGCGTGAGCGCGTTGTCTCGTCTTCTCCTGCCCTGCTCGGCGCCGCTGGCGTCGTGATCCTCCTCATCGTGTGGACGGTTGCGGCGGCCATCGTGCCGGGCAGGGCACTGCCCAGTCCCGCCGGGATCGTTGCGGCGGCCGCCTCGGACGGCTGGGAGTTCTATTGGGCGAACCTGAGCGCAACGTTCGGGCGGATGGTCCCGGGCTACCTCATCGGCGTCACTGTCGCCCTGACGATCGCCGCCATTGTTCTGCTGCTTCCGTCGCTAGACCAGGTCGCCAACCAGGTTGGGGTCGTGGCTGACAGCCTTCCCATCACCGCGATCGGGCCTCTCGTGATGATCATGTTCGGCGGTGCGACCGCGGCCACATTCTTGGCTGCGCTCGTGGTCTTCTATACGACCCTCGTGACGTCGTTGCTGGGGGTCCACGCCGCGAAGAAGTCGAGCCTGGAACTGGTGCGCGCCTACGGCGGCGGTCGCATGATGCGGCTGCGCAAGGTGCAGGTCATGGCGGCGCTGCCGTCCGTGTTCAATGCGCTCAAGCTGGCCGTACCGGCTGCGTTCATCGGCGCCCTGGTTGGCGAGTACCTCGGTGGGATCGACGTCGGCATCGGCGTGGCACTACAGGCGGCGCAACGCGACATCCTGCCGGCACGCACGTTCGCGCTCAGCCTCGTGATCGGGCTCCTCTCGCTGGCCGGATACCTCATCATCGGCTGGATCGGGCGTGCCGTGCTGCCCTGGTCTGCCGAGACCGACCTGGGAGCTCAGCGATGA
- a CDS encoding L-lactate dehydrogenase: protein MSVIENSKVTVVGAGSVGSSVAYAALIRGSARHVALYDINTAKVDAEVLDLAHGTLFTGSSDISGGSDVSVAEGSHVVVITAGAKQNPGQSRIELAGVNAGILRKMLPQLLEVAPDAVYVIVTNPCDVLTVLAQEDTGLPPERLFASGTVLDTSRLRWKLAHRAGVATSSVHAYIIGEHGDTEFALWSHASIGTVPLLEWESDGHPRMTVDELDAITVDVRDSAYKVIQGKGATNYAIGLSSARIIEAILRDENAVLPVSTVLQDFHGIDGVALSVPSIVNSRGAFPIRQTPFSPNELALLRRSADALREVASSLR from the coding sequence ATGAGCGTGATCGAGAACTCGAAAGTCACCGTCGTCGGCGCAGGTAGCGTGGGCTCCAGCGTCGCCTATGCGGCGCTCATCCGTGGCTCGGCCCGCCACGTCGCCCTCTACGACATCAACACCGCGAAGGTGGATGCCGAGGTGCTCGACCTCGCCCACGGCACCCTGTTCACCGGGTCGAGTGACATCAGCGGTGGCAGCGATGTCTCCGTGGCCGAAGGGTCCCACGTCGTCGTGATCACGGCAGGCGCCAAGCAGAACCCGGGACAGAGCCGCATCGAACTGGCAGGTGTGAACGCGGGCATCCTGCGAAAGATGCTCCCTCAGCTCCTGGAGGTCGCCCCCGACGCCGTGTACGTCATCGTCACAAACCCCTGCGATGTGCTCACCGTTCTCGCGCAGGAGGACACCGGGCTTCCCCCGGAGCGGCTGTTCGCGTCGGGAACCGTCCTCGACACGTCCCGCCTACGTTGGAAACTCGCGCATCGAGCGGGGGTTGCCACCTCGAGCGTGCACGCCTACATCATCGGTGAACACGGCGACACGGAGTTCGCTCTGTGGTCCCATGCGAGCATCGGCACGGTCCCGCTCCTCGAGTGGGAGTCGGATGGCCACCCCCGAATGACGGTTGATGAGCTGGACGCCATCACGGTGGATGTGCGCGACTCCGCGTATAAGGTCATCCAGGGCAAGGGCGCGACCAACTATGCGATCGGACTCTCGTCAGCGCGCATCATCGAGGCCATCCTGCGTGACGAGAACGCCGTCTTGCCCGTCAGCACGGTGCTGCAGGACTTCCACGGCATCGACGGGGTGGCGCTCTCGGTGCCCTCGATTGTCAATTCCCGGGGCGCGTTCCCGATCCGCCAGACGCCGTTCTCGCCGAACGAGCTCGCGCTGCTGCGCCGGTCGGCCGACGCCCTGCGCGAGGTAGCCTCTTCGCTGCGCTGA
- a CDS encoding TetR/AcrR family transcriptional regulator produces MAPPTTVRALRIRDTALALIARPGGAATTVRDIAAAAEVSPALLIRHYGSMDGVRDAVNAHVTATVTAALSELVSDDLLDAGAQDSLAAALLDRLGADSPIPRYLLRMLVDGGDSGRALFRELYAAGRRTVDAMVRAGVLTDASDPRARAVVLTTHDLAVLILREPITEALGADPLSPAGATTWGTELADIYRGLQPPETSEETS; encoded by the coding sequence ATGGCTCCTCCGACCACCGTCCGCGCACTGCGGATCCGCGACACCGCCCTCGCGTTGATCGCCCGGCCCGGCGGTGCCGCGACCACCGTGCGCGACATCGCCGCCGCCGCCGAAGTCTCCCCCGCCCTCCTCATCCGTCACTACGGGTCCATGGATGGCGTGCGCGACGCGGTCAACGCCCACGTCACCGCCACGGTGACAGCCGCCCTGTCCGAACTCGTCAGCGACGACCTCCTCGACGCCGGCGCCCAGGACTCCCTCGCTGCCGCACTCCTCGACAGACTCGGCGCCGATTCGCCGATCCCCCGCTACCTGCTGCGGATGCTGGTGGACGGTGGCGACAGCGGACGCGCCCTGTTCCGCGAGCTCTACGCGGCCGGTCGACGCACCGTCGATGCCATGGTTCGGGCGGGAGTACTCACCGACGCATCCGATCCGCGAGCGCGCGCCGTGGTGCTGACCACCCACGACCTCGCGGTTCTGATCTTGCGCGAGCCCATCACCGAGGCCCTCGGCGCCGACCCGCTCAGCCCTGCCGGGGCCACCACGTGGGGCACCGAGCTCGCCGACATCTACCGCGGCCTGCAGCCGCCCGAGACCTCTGAGGAGACATCATGA
- a CDS encoding ferritin produces the protein MSSFDQLLSEQIGHEFAASQQYIAIAVWYDDHDLPQLARHFYRQAVEERNHAMMLVQYRLDRDMGVTIPGVPEVQTEFADHAEPIRLALEQEKRVSTQIEALFAAARAESDGLGEQSMLWFLKEQVEEVASMTTLLNIAERTTNLFDIENFVARDMPNGDSTESDAPPAAGGAL, from the coding sequence ATGTCCTCGTTCGACCAGCTGCTGTCTGAGCAGATCGGCCACGAATTCGCCGCCAGCCAGCAGTACATCGCCATTGCCGTCTGGTACGACGATCACGATCTCCCGCAGCTCGCGCGGCACTTCTACCGTCAGGCGGTTGAGGAGCGCAACCACGCGATGATGCTGGTGCAGTACCGCCTCGACCGCGACATGGGCGTAACGATCCCCGGCGTTCCGGAAGTACAGACCGAGTTCGCGGACCACGCCGAGCCCATCCGCCTCGCGCTCGAGCAGGAGAAGCGCGTTTCGACGCAGATCGAGGCGCTGTTCGCGGCGGCACGCGCCGAAAGCGACGGCCTCGGGGAGCAGTCGATGCTGTGGTTCCTCAAGGAGCAGGTCGAGGAGGTCGCGTCGATGACGACCCTCCTGAACATCGCCGAGCGCACGACGAACCTCTTCGACATCGAGAACTTCGTGGCTCGCGACATGCCCAACGGCGACTCGACCGAGTCGGATGCTCCGCCCGCCGCCGGCGGCGCCCTCTGA
- a CDS encoding ABC transporter substrate-binding protein — MTDSTGRARRVLAAVSVAAAAALAFAGCSSDATPETTSSSGAASYGDINVQLSWLKNTEFAGEYLAIDNGYFADAGFSDVTLTAGGSGSTSAVTAVLSDQAFVGVSGPLQVAPAILEGADVKIIATGYQKNPFSIISLADNPLTSPDDLVGKTVAVSDSNILVFNALLELNDIPADEVTVVPFSDTSQLTTGQVDGYLGYTTSGPYALELQGFDANEFLLADYNMAIVSESYVASDEMIENEPEKIKAYLKALVQGWQAALADPEVATTAAVDDYGKEQNYDFEQQLNAFNIQATLQITPETEANGLLTMSDELIAANIDTLAVCGYDISADELFDLSLLNEMYDENPELRTIQ, encoded by the coding sequence GTGACCGACTCCACCGGACGCGCCCGACGCGTTCTTGCTGCCGTGAGCGTTGCCGCGGCTGCTGCACTGGCATTCGCCGGATGCTCCTCAGATGCCACCCCCGAGACCACGAGCAGTTCGGGCGCGGCATCCTACGGAGACATCAACGTTCAGCTTTCGTGGCTGAAGAACACCGAGTTCGCGGGCGAGTACCTCGCCATCGACAACGGCTACTTCGCCGACGCCGGGTTCTCGGATGTCACCCTCACCGCGGGTGGCTCTGGATCGACCTCGGCCGTGACCGCCGTCCTCAGCGATCAGGCGTTCGTCGGCGTCAGCGGTCCGCTTCAGGTCGCCCCGGCGATTCTCGAGGGCGCCGACGTCAAGATCATCGCGACCGGATACCAGAAGAACCCGTTCTCGATCATCTCGCTGGCAGACAACCCCCTCACCAGCCCCGACGACCTGGTCGGCAAGACGGTCGCGGTCAGCGATTCCAACATCCTCGTCTTCAACGCGTTGCTGGAGCTCAACGACATCCCCGCGGATGAGGTCACCGTGGTTCCCTTCAGCGACACGAGCCAGCTCACCACTGGCCAGGTCGACGGCTACCTCGGCTACACGACCTCGGGCCCCTACGCTCTCGAGCTCCAGGGCTTTGACGCCAACGAGTTCCTGCTTGCCGACTACAACATGGCGATCGTCTCGGAGAGCTACGTCGCCAGCGACGAGATGATCGAGAACGAGCCGGAGAAGATCAAGGCCTATCTGAAGGCGCTCGTGCAGGGCTGGCAGGCGGCGCTTGCTGACCCGGAGGTGGCCACCACCGCGGCCGTGGATGACTACGGCAAGGAGCAGAACTACGACTTCGAGCAGCAGCTCAACGCCTTCAACATCCAGGCAACGCTCCAGATCACGCCCGAAACCGAAGCCAACGGCCTGCTCACGATGAGCGATGAGCTGATCGCGGCGAACATCGACACGCTCGCCGTGTGCGGGTACGACATCTCTGCCGACGAGCTGTTCGACCTGTCGCTGTTGAACGAGATGTACGACGAAAACCCGGAGCTTCGCACCATTCAGTGA